The Pseudodesulfovibrio sediminis genome includes the window TCCTGCCCAATCGGACAGTGTTCGATAACGTGGCCCTGGCCCTTGAAGTGCGGGGGATGCCGCGGACCCATCTGGAACGCCGCGTTCGGGCCATTATTCGGGCCATGGGGCTTGATTCCAAGAGCTATTCCCTGTGCGAACGGCTGTCCGGCGGCGAGCAGCAGCGTGTGGCCATTGCCCGGTCCATGGTGGCCAATCCCGAACTGATCCTGGCAGATGAGCCCACCGGCAACCTTGATGTTGATCTGACCATGCACCTCATGGAAATTTTCAAGCAGTTTCACACCTATGGCACGTCGGTCATCATGGCGACCCACTCCAGGGAAGTACTGGAGTGCGTGCCCAATGCACGGATCATTCACCTTGAGGACGGGCGCATTGTCTCTGATACCGACAACCGGGACACGCTTGATGGTGACCCGCTGATAACCGGATTGGATGGTGGCTCCGAGGATGATTCCAAAGAAACGTCCATATTCGACGAGGTGGGGCTGTGATCGGTCAGTTCTTCAGACTTTCCCTGCGCGGCGTGGCCGACCTGCGGCTGCACCCCTTTGCCCAACTGCTTACGCTGGTGGCCGTTGCCATGGTCACTCTGCTGACCGGCCTGATCCTTTTGGGGCTGCATAACGTCAACCTCGAACTGTTGAAGTCCCGAGGCGAAGTGGAATTTCAGGTGTATTGGAAAACCGGCCTGGAAGAATCCGTGGTGCTGGCTGACTGGGAAGCCATCAACAAGCTTGAGCACCTGACGAAATTCAAGACATTCACTCCCAAGAGCGCCCTGACCGAGCTTGCCTCCACACTGGGCGAAAAGGGCGACTTCTCCTGGCTGGCCGAAAACAACCCGTTGCCGTATTCCGGTCTGGCCACATTTGCCGTGCCGCCCGAAGCGCAGAGCGATGGATGGGCGGCCAGACTGTTGACCCGTATCAAATCCATGCCCGGCGTGGACAAGGTCAACTACACCCCGTTTCAGGCTGATCTGGCCCAGGGATGGATGACTCTTTCCCGCATGGTCATCTGGCCTGTGCTCGGCTTCCTCGCGCTCATTATCTCACTGGTCGTGCACAACACCATCAAGCTCTCACTGCTCACCCGGATGGACGAGGTGGAAATCCTTTCACTGGTCGGGGCACGCCCCAGCTATATCCGCTGGCCGTTGCTCACCGGCGGTTTCATTCAGGGCGTACTCGGTTCGGGCGCTGGTATAGGTCTTGTCATACTGGTGCATTCGTTCATTGCCGAGGCCTTTAATTTCGCACCGTTCTACATCGAAATCCACTTCATGCCCATTCAGCAACTCCTCATACTCGGCGGAGCCGTGACATTCGTGTCAGTGATCTCCAGTTGGGTGGCGGTCAAAGCCTAGCGCACGCTACACGGCGTCTGGGAGGCCTCTGGCAGTCCTTGCGCCTCCTTTGGCGACTCTCACCCGCAAGCAAGGCCGAGAGCCTGAAAAACCCCAGCCAACTATTTCTCCACTCCACATTGCGCAGCGGCGAGATAACGTTGAGGAAAAGAAAGGGGGTGGGCGCTGGGGCATCTACCCCTTCAAGACAGCGTCCATGACTGTGATGCAGGTGTCGTCGTCCGGGACAAAGGCGGTCTCGCCTATGGCGACCACCGGGCGCATGCCGATGACGGAATTCAGGATATAGGCATGACGGAACGAGGCGAGCTCTTCCTTGGACAGCCGTGCGGGCAGGATATCGAGCACGGTGTGGGCCACGGCCAGGGCGGTTGATGGCAGACAGTAGGGGGAATCCACGGTGACAAACTGGCCTTCCTTCTGGAAGACGAGGGCACCGGTCGTGGATTCGAGCAGGTTGTCGTCGAAATCGAACAGGGCGGTATCGTCGAAGCCGCGGGCCTTGGCCTGTTGCATGGCCAGATGGAAGAACATGTAGTTGGTTGTCTTCTGGGCGTTGAGCACGGACACATGGCGGTCATTGCAGACGCAGAGACGGTAGGCCTTGTACGGCTTGGGTTCATGGGGGACGGCCATGATGACCGGCGTGGCGCCTTTATTTTCGATGGGGTAGAAAATATTGATCCGCGCGGTCTGGCCGAGCAGGCCGTTACGGTTGAGCACCTGCTCGATGACTTCTTCGAAATTCACGCTTTCGTAGGGCACTTCGAAGGCCCGAAGCGAATGGAGCAGACGGTCCAGATGCAGGTTGAGATGACAGACCTTCAGGCCGTTGTAATAGATGGTCTCAAAGAATCCAGCGCCGTACCGAAAGGCCGGAGCGGTCGGGTCGAGGTGCACGCCCTCACGGGTGTAGCTGTTGTCGTGATAATGGATCATTGTTCCCCCAGTCCGAGAAATTTGTCAGCTTTTGCTAATGTTTCCTGATACTCGCTTGCGGGTTTGGAGTCCACAACGATGCCGCTTCCCGCATAGACGTTGAGGGTGTGGGTTTCCGTGTCGTGGGTGGCCGTGCGAATGGCGATGGATGAGTCCATGTTCCGCGTGTCCCGGATGACCACGATGGAACCGCAGTACACGCCACGGTCATGCGGCTCCAACTCCTCTATGATGCGCATGGAGCTCTGCTTTGGGCAGCCGGTGACGGACCCGCCGGGAAAGGCGTCGAACAGCAGGTCCAGACAATCCCTGTCCTCCCGCAGCTCGCCATGTACATCCGCATACATCTGGAGGAGATTATCCACCTGAAAAATGGATTTGTGATGCTCCACGCGCACGCTGTCATAGGTGCAGTTGGCTGAAATATCATTGCGGATAAGGTCCACGATCATGGATAACTCCGCAGATTCCTTGTGTGACTTGGTCAGGTGCGCGTTCAGCTCGGGCGAATAGTCAGCAAAGGCGAGGGTGCCCTTGATGGGTTGGGACAGCACGTGACCGTCCTCTACCCGTAGAAATCGCTCCGGCGAGGTGGAGAGCACCCGCAGCGGGCCGCTGGTCAGCCATGCGTAGAAAGGGGCGGGGTGGTCATGGCGCAGTGCCAGGAAAAGGGCCAGGGGATCGAGATCAGGGCAGTGCCAGGAAAAGCGCGTGGACAGATTGAGCTGATAGGTGTGACCCGACAGAATGCGTTCCAGTGTCTCGCGCACGCCCGCCTCGTAGCCCGCCTGATCCAGTGACAGGCGGGGCGGTGTGTCCGGGAGGCCGGTCACAGGGCCGGGAGCCGCGTGGTCGAGCGGGCCGGTGAGCAGAGCGGTCATCCGGTTCAGCAGGTCGGTGTCGCTGGCGGTGATGGTTGCCTGACCGTCTGCGTATTCTGCAATGGCCGCGTATTTTTTCAGATGTCCCAAGGGAAAATCGGTGGCCTTGTCCGAGGCCACGCCGCGCAACAGCATGCCGTAGGTATAGCTGATGTAGCCGAGGGCCGGGTCGGGCGTGTTGAAACAGAAGTCCTTGATCTGGGCCGGGGTGGTCGTGGCCGAAATGATCAACTCGGCAATGGGGTGCACGCCGACCAGGGATTCAGTCAGGCTGGGGTAGCCTTCTGCGGACAGCAGCAGGTCGCCATCCAGCTGTCGGGCCAGCAACGCGGCAAACCGGTCGAAGCGGTCCCGCTCAAGAGAGGCTGAGAAAGTCGAGCGCGTATTCAATGAACCAGCCTCCATAGGGTGTGAGAAAGGATTCCGGGTGAAACTGGTAGCCCAGTATTCTGTCGTCCCGGTTGCCCAGACACATGGGAATCGAATCCCGGTTCTCTGCCAGTACTGTAAGACCGCTGCCCACGGTTTGCACGCGCAGGGAGTGGTACCGGGCCACAACCCGCTCGATCCC containing:
- the ftsE gene encoding cell division ATP-binding protein FtsE, which translates into the protein MVNVERVSHNFGSYWALKDVSFSLKKGQFLFLTGHSGAGKTTLLRLLYGALPVLRGRASVAGYQLNKLKKRNIPQLRRKVGVVFQDFKILPNRTVFDNVALALEVRGMPRTHLERRVRAIIRAMGLDSKSYSLCERLSGGEQQRVAIARSMVANPELILADEPTGNLDVDLTMHLMEIFKQFHTYGTSVIMATHSREVLECVPNARIIHLEDGRIVSDTDNRDTLDGDPLITGLDGGSEDDSKETSIFDEVGL
- a CDS encoding cell division protein FtsX, whose product is MIGQFFRLSLRGVADLRLHPFAQLLTLVAVAMVTLLTGLILLGLHNVNLELLKSRGEVEFQVYWKTGLEESVVLADWEAINKLEHLTKFKTFTPKSALTELASTLGEKGDFSWLAENNPLPYSGLATFAVPPEAQSDGWAARLLTRIKSMPGVDKVNYTPFQADLAQGWMTLSRMVIWPVLGFLALIISLVVHNTIKLSLLTRMDEVEILSLVGARPSYIRWPLLTGGFIQGVLGSGAGIGLVILVHSFIAEAFNFAPFYIEIHFMPIQQLLILGGAVTFVSVISSWVAVKA
- a CDS encoding aminotransferase class IV — its product is MIHYHDNSYTREGVHLDPTAPAFRYGAGFFETIYYNGLKVCHLNLHLDRLLHSLRAFEVPYESVNFEEVIEQVLNRNGLLGQTARINIFYPIENKGATPVIMAVPHEPKPYKAYRLCVCNDRHVSVLNAQKTTNYMFFHLAMQQAKARGFDDTALFDFDDNLLESTTGALVFQKEGQFVTVDSPYCLPSTALAVAHTVLDILPARLSKEELASFRHAYILNSVIGMRPVVAIGETAFVPDDDTCITVMDAVLKG
- a CDS encoding chorismate-binding protein, translated to MNTRSTFSASLERDRFDRFAALLARQLDGDLLLSAEGYPSLTESLVGVHPIAELIISATTTPAQIKDFCFNTPDPALGYISYTYGMLLRGVASDKATDFPLGHLKKYAAIAEYADGQATITASDTDLLNRMTALLTGPLDHAAPGPVTGLPDTPPRLSLDQAGYEAGVRETLERILSGHTYQLNLSTRFSWHCPDLDPLALFLALRHDHPAPFYAWLTSGPLRVLSTSPERFLRVEDGHVLSQPIKGTLAFADYSPELNAHLTKSHKESAELSMIVDLIRNDISANCTYDSVRVEHHKSIFQVDNLLQMYADVHGELREDRDCLDLLFDAFPGGSVTGCPKQSSMRIIEELEPHDRGVYCGSIVVIRDTRNMDSSIAIRTATHDTETHTLNVYAGSGIVVDSKPASEYQETLAKADKFLGLGEQ